Proteins from a genomic interval of Candidatus Methylomirabilota bacterium:
- a CDS encoding cobalamin-binding protein, whose amino-acid sequence MYGTPLAPFPQRIVCLSAETAEIAFALGAGDRVVGVTGTATRPPEARERPRVGGFTTFRLDKILALQPDLVLAFSDLQADVVRDLVRAGVAVLALNQRSLAGVFQAILVIGGALGREAPARDLVADMQEEIRQIREFSSVWPDRPRVYFEEWDDPPIAGIRWVSELIEIAGGEDIFPELRGRHDASGRRVDPAEVIRRAPQVIVASWCGKRVDLDTIRRRPGWEALPAVREGRLYAVPSDDLLAPGPSLLRGLRTLHEIIQAHVAGEPFTETAADQP is encoded by the coding sequence GTGTACGGGACGCCCCTCGCCCCGTTTCCCCAGCGGATCGTCTGCCTGAGCGCCGAGACGGCCGAGATCGCCTTCGCCCTCGGCGCCGGCGATCGGGTGGTCGGCGTGACGGGGACGGCGACCCGTCCGCCCGAGGCCCGCGAGCGCCCGAGGGTCGGCGGCTTCACCACGTTCCGTCTCGACAAGATCCTCGCGCTCCAGCCCGATCTGGTCCTCGCCTTCTCCGATCTCCAGGCGGACGTCGTCCGCGATCTGGTGCGGGCCGGGGTCGCCGTCCTGGCTCTCAACCAGCGCAGCCTGGCCGGAGTCTTCCAGGCGATCCTCGTCATCGGCGGGGCCCTCGGGCGGGAGGCTCCGGCGCGGGACCTGGTGGCCGACATGCAGGAGGAGATCCGGCAGATCCGCGAGTTCTCGAGCGTGTGGCCCGATCGGCCCCGCGTCTACTTCGAGGAGTGGGACGACCCACCGATCGCGGGCATCCGGTGGGTTTCCGAGCTGATCGAGATCGCCGGCGGCGAGGACATCTTCCCCGAGCTTCGGGGGCGACATGATGCCTCGGGCCGCCGGGTCGATCCTGCCGAGGTGATCCGCCGCGCGCCCCAGGTCATCGTCGCCTCCTGGTGCGGGAAGCGGGTCGACCTCGACACGATCCGGCGCCGCCCGGGCTGGGAGGCCCTGCCGGCTGTCCGCGAGGGGCGGCTGTACGCCGTCCCCTCGGACGACCTCCTCGCTCCAGGTCCTTCCCTCCTCCGGGGCCTCAGGACGCTCCACGAGATCATCCAGGCCCACGTGGCCGGCGAGCCGTTCACCGAGACGGCCGCCGACCAGCCCTAA
- the thiS gene encoding sulfur carrier protein ThiS yields MRIVVNGEPRDVREGLTLDGLLQELGVRRDYTAVALNREVARRASYASTVLREGDRVEVVHPMAGGA; encoded by the coding sequence ATGCGCATCGTCGTCAACGGGGAGCCGAGGGACGTCCGCGAGGGACTGACGCTCGACGGCCTGCTCCAGGAGCTGGGCGTGCGCCGGGACTACACGGCCGTCGCGCTCAACCGGGAGGTGGCCCGCCGAGCGAGCTACGCCTCGACAGTGCTCCGGGAAGGAGACCGGGTCGAGGTCGTCCATCCGATGGCCGGCGGCGCCTGA
- the thiE gene encoding thiamine phosphate synthase: protein MPGLDFRLYLVTDRHATRGRPLPGLIETCLDAGLRAVQLREKDLVGGALLALARELRRLTARHEARLLVNDRVDVALAVEADGVHLPGGGLPPDVARRLLGTGRLLGVSTHSPAEAAAAGSGGADFAVFGPVYDTPSKRPYGAPLGLDALADACRRARVPVLAIGGVTAACVPEVRAAGAAGVAVIRALLEAEDPARATKELLEACTRAWR, encoded by the coding sequence ATGCCCGGGCTGGACTTCCGCCTCTACCTGGTCACCGACCGGCACGCGACCCGAGGACGACCTCTTCCGGGCCTGATCGAGACGTGCCTCGACGCGGGGCTGCGCGCGGTCCAGCTTCGTGAGAAGGATCTCGTCGGCGGCGCGCTCCTCGCGCTGGCCCGCGAGCTCCGCCGGCTCACCGCGCGGCACGAGGCCCGCCTCCTGGTCAACGACCGCGTCGATGTCGCGCTGGCGGTGGAGGCCGACGGAGTTCACCTTCCGGGCGGTGGCCTCCCGCCCGATGTGGCCCGCCGCCTCCTCGGGACGGGGCGGCTCCTCGGCGTCTCCACCCATTCGCCCGCGGAGGCGGCGGCCGCCGGGTCCGGGGGGGCCGACTTCGCCGTGTTCGGGCCGGTCTATGACACCCCCTCCAAGCGACCGTACGGCGCCCCGCTGGGGCTGGATGCCCTCGCCGACGCCTGCCGGCGCGCCCGGGTGCCGGTCCTGGCCATCGGCGGGGTGACCGCCGCCTGCGTCCCCGAGGTGCGCGCGGCGGGCGCGGCCGGTGTCGCGGTGATCCGCGCGCTGCTCGAGGCCGAGGACCCGGCGCGCGCGACCAAGGAGCTTCTCGAGGCCTGCACGCGGGCGTGGCGGTGA
- a CDS encoding thiazole synthase, with the protein MWDEPLVLGGRSFRSRLIVGTGKYPSFDLMRRCHEVSGTEMVTVAVRRIDLSKQGESLLDFIDTSRITLLPNTAGCYTADEAVRTAYLAREAGLGEFIKLEVIGDEKTLFPDVQGLLEATKTLAREGFVVLPYTNDDPVVAKRLEESGAAAVMPLGAPIGSGMGIRNPYNIRIILEAAAVPVIVDAGVGTASDAAVAMELGCHGVLMNTAIAQARDPEAMAEAMKLAVEAGRLASKAGRIPRKLYATASSPLEGIPDWAPAP; encoded by the coding sequence ATGTGGGACGAGCCGTTGGTGCTGGGGGGCCGCTCGTTCCGGTCTCGACTCATCGTCGGCACCGGGAAGTACCCCTCCTTCGATCTCATGCGCCGGTGTCACGAGGTCTCCGGCACCGAGATGGTGACGGTGGCGGTGCGTCGGATCGATCTGTCGAAGCAGGGTGAGTCCCTCCTCGACTTCATCGACACGAGCCGGATCACGCTCCTGCCGAATACCGCGGGCTGCTACACGGCCGACGAGGCGGTACGGACCGCGTACCTGGCGCGGGAAGCCGGCCTCGGGGAGTTCATCAAGCTGGAGGTCATCGGGGACGAGAAGACGCTCTTTCCGGATGTCCAGGGGCTCCTGGAGGCCACCAAGACGCTCGCCCGAGAGGGCTTCGTGGTGCTCCCGTACACGAACGACGATCCGGTGGTGGCCAAGCGTCTGGAAGAGTCGGGGGCGGCGGCCGTCATGCCGCTCGGGGCGCCGATCGGCTCGGGGATGGGCATCCGGAATCCGTACAACATCCGGATCATCCTGGAGGCGGCGGCAGTGCCCGTCATCGTCGATGCCGGCGTCGGGACCGCCTCCGACGCAGCGGTCGCCATGGAGCTCGGCTGCCATGGCGTCCTCATGAACACGGCGATCGCCCAGGCCAGGGACCCGGAAGCGATGGCCGAAGCGATGAAGCTCGCGGTGGAGGCCGGGAGGCTCGCCTCCAAGGCCGGGCGGATCCCCCGCAAGCTCTACGCCACGGCCTCGAGCCCCCTGGAGGGCATCCCCGACTGGGCGCCCGCCCCGTGA